One genomic window of Cellulophaga sp. Hel_I_12 includes the following:
- a CDS encoding RNA polymerase sigma factor → MEENHIKTLIHSHPIEIAKLYNSHRNSFLNFGKKYGLSYDDLCDIYQEAFIALRKHALNGKLDTVNSSLKTYLFGIGKFMIFDVLKEKKKTTEYEPYKLGIHDTIAIVDTEILTEELSYEQGLLQTYFKKLGKKCQEMLTLFYSRGLSIDDIVAHTDYTDGSVVRSQKSRCLKTLKEMIKA, encoded by the coding sequence ATGGAAGAAAACCACATTAAAACCTTAATACATAGTCACCCTATTGAAATTGCTAAGCTTTATAACAGCCATAGAAATTCTTTTTTGAATTTTGGAAAAAAGTATGGTTTGTCTTATGATGATCTTTGTGATATTTATCAAGAAGCTTTTATTGCACTTCGTAAACATGCGCTCAATGGAAAACTTGACACCGTAAACAGTTCGCTAAAAACCTATCTTTTTGGGATTGGAAAATTTATGATTTTTGATGTTTTAAAAGAAAAGAAGAAAACTACCGAGTACGAACCCTACAAGCTGGGTATTCATGATACTATTGCTATAGTGGACACAGAGATTTTAACCGAAGAATTAAGCTACGAACAAGGTTTATTGCAAACCTATTTTAAAAAATTAGGAAAAAAGTGTCAAGAAATGTTAACCTTATTCTATTCCCGAGGACTAAGTATAGATGATATTGTTGCCCATACTGATTATACCGACGGTAGTGTGGTGAGAAGTCAAAAATCAAGGTGTTTAAAAACCCTCAAAGAAATGATCAAAGCATAA
- a CDS encoding lmo0937 family membrane protein — MNKILWILVGLLLTAWVLGFLVFKVVSVLIHIFLFLALVLILYNWFKGFKEK, encoded by the coding sequence ATGAATAAAATACTTTGGATACTTGTTGGACTATTGCTTACCGCTTGGGTTCTTGGCTTCTTAGTTTTTAAAGTGGTCAGTGTACTTATTCATATCTTTTTGTTTTTGGCCCTTGTTTTAATTCTTTACAATTGGTTTAAAGGTTTTAAAGAAAAATAG
- a CDS encoding tol-pal system YbgF family protein, with the protein MTIKEKLIENYILDTLTPQEKLAVDELLKNDVDFERELNFHINLKKVAQKNDEADFRNLIAEIETKAKTQNTFARPSYVKWLAAASIVLLLGLSYFLTTNKQASTNELFTSYFEPYRNVVQPLERSGAQQDQKSLAFYAYEMGEYQKAEVLFSDLYGSSKEPYYLFYKANALLKLERANEAVPLLLEHLKTKDTLTEKTNWYLALAYLKLEDKKNAKIVLEKVIEEGKYKTSEAQKLLSAFK; encoded by the coding sequence ATGACAATAAAAGAAAAGCTTATTGAAAACTATATTCTGGATACACTTACCCCCCAAGAAAAGTTAGCGGTTGATGAGTTGTTAAAAAATGATGTAGATTTTGAGCGCGAACTTAATTTTCATATTAATTTAAAAAAAGTAGCTCAAAAAAATGATGAAGCTGATTTTAGAAATTTAATCGCAGAAATTGAAACTAAGGCTAAAACTCAAAATACTTTTGCAAGACCTTCTTATGTAAAATGGCTAGCAGCAGCTAGTATTGTTTTACTATTAGGATTGAGCTACTTTTTAACAACAAACAAGCAAGCAAGCACCAACGAACTTTTTACCAGTTATTTTGAACCGTATAGAAATGTAGTACAACCTCTAGAGCGAAGCGGAGCCCAACAAGATCAAAAATCATTGGCCTTTTATGCTTATGAGATGGGTGAGTACCAAAAAGCTGAAGTATTGTTTTCAGATTTATACGGGAGTTCTAAAGAGCCTTATTATTTGTTTTATAAAGCAAATGCGCTCCTTAAATTAGAAAGGGCAAATGAGGCTGTTCCTCTCTTGTTAGAACATTTGAAAACTAAAGATACCTTAACAGAAAAAACAAACTGGTATTTGGCTTTGGCCTATTTAAAATTAGAAGATAAAAAGAATGCTAAAATAGTACTCGAAAAGGTTATTGAAGAGGGAAAGTATAAAACCTCAGAAGCGCAAAAACTACTATCGGCGTTTAAGTAA
- a CDS encoding YkgJ family cysteine cluster protein: MAMILKDTVRTSDSDFSYQCHSCNKCCHGKEIQVNPYETMRLSSHLKITTTQFRHHYLKDQFLKHKKNSNACIFLGENGCTVHKDRPQVCRLYPLGRFRRDTGDEVFTELFPHPESKGVYGDSAKVKDYLKTQKVGSYLKAEKSYLKLIQKMAIAALHDKSTSKSETAFFKSEVKTIRYADWVLDPDPVIEKYCEWKTIEFPLKTAQKLKIHLEALNSWANGEWNPVIDNY; encoded by the coding sequence ATGGCAATGATTTTAAAAGATACCGTGAGAACCAGTGATTCTGATTTTTCTTATCAGTGTCATTCCTGTAACAAGTGCTGTCACGGCAAGGAAATTCAGGTTAACCCATATGAAACCATGCGTTTATCAAGCCATCTAAAAATAACAACAACACAATTCAGGCATCACTACCTGAAGGATCAATTTTTGAAACATAAAAAAAATTCGAATGCATGTATATTTTTAGGTGAAAATGGGTGCACGGTTCATAAAGACCGCCCACAGGTTTGCAGGTTGTACCCCCTAGGTAGATTTCGTAGGGATACTGGTGATGAGGTGTTTACAGAACTTTTTCCGCATCCAGAATCAAAAGGGGTATATGGCGACTCTGCAAAAGTTAAAGATTATTTAAAAACACAAAAGGTAGGTTCCTATTTAAAAGCCGAAAAAAGCTATTTAAAACTGATTCAGAAGATGGCCATAGCTGCATTGCATGATAAATCAACATCAAAATCGGAAACAGCGTTTTTTAAAAGTGAAGTTAAAACAATTAGGTATGCCGATTGGGTTTTAGATCCTGACCCAGTTATAGAAAAGTATTGTGAATGGAAAACTATTGAATTCCCTTTAAAAACAGCACAAAAACTGAAAATACACCTAGAAGCGCTGAATTCATGGGCTAATGGAGAATGGAATCCTGTAATAGATAACTATTAA
- a CDS encoding DUF808 domain-containing protein → MASGFFALLDDIAALMDDVAVMSKIATKKTAGILGDDLAVNAEKASGFMSNRELPVLWAITKGSFLNKLIILPIAFLLSAFVPIAVTVILILGGIYLAYEGAEKIYEFMGGHKHSAKEVLNLDMSEEEILVLEKERVKSAILTDFILSVEIVIIALGTVTEKEISVQIMVVTFIAILATVGVYGIVALIVRMDEFGLKLINLNERDDSFSDLVGRALVGALPWVIKSLAVVGTIALLLVAGGIFNHNIHWIHDHFNVMPSLLKEFLVGLLVGAITVVFVLGFKKVFGKKA, encoded by the coding sequence ATGGCCTCAGGTTTTTTTGCATTATTAGATGATATCGCCGCATTGATGGATGACGTAGCCGTCATGAGCAAAATTGCAACAAAAAAAACCGCAGGAATTTTAGGAGACGATTTAGCGGTGAATGCCGAGAAAGCTTCCGGGTTTATGTCGAACCGCGAATTACCAGTACTTTGGGCGATTACAAAGGGATCTTTTTTAAATAAATTGATCATTTTGCCAATAGCCTTTTTATTAAGCGCATTTGTGCCCATAGCCGTAACGGTAATCTTAATTCTTGGGGGTATTTATTTAGCCTATGAAGGTGCAGAAAAAATTTATGAGTTTATGGGTGGGCATAAACACAGTGCTAAAGAGGTTTTGAATTTGGATATGAGCGAAGAAGAGATTCTAGTTTTAGAAAAAGAACGTGTTAAATCCGCTATCCTTACCGACTTTATTCTTTCGGTTGAAATTGTAATCATTGCCTTGGGTACGGTTACGGAGAAAGAAATTTCTGTACAAATTATGGTGGTCACGTTTATTGCTATCTTAGCCACCGTAGGGGTGTATGGCATCGTAGCACTTATTGTTCGTATGGATGAATTTGGCTTAAAACTTATAAATCTTAACGAACGCGATGATAGTTTTTCCGATCTTGTAGGCAGAGCTTTAGTTGGTGCCCTACCTTGGGTGATAAAAAGTTTGGCAGTGGTAGGGACCATCGCATTACTTTTAGTGGCAGGCGGTATTTTTAACCATAATATTCACTGGATTCACGATCATTTTAATGTGATGCCTTCTCTTCTAAAGGAGTTTTTGGTAGGTTTACTTGTTGGCGCAATTACGGTTGTTTTTGTACTGGGGTTTAAGAAGGTTTTCGGTAAAAAAGCGTGA
- a CDS encoding response regulator yields MKIYLADDDSEDREFFSDALTELPIEITLKTFQNGVELMADLFSDELLPEAIFLDLKMPMMDGFECLSDIKAEKKFADIDVIIYSTLMNEWEIGKLQEIGANGFLQKPTSFNQLKTILYKCLETIKKNKIVDKTNTLKFSILK; encoded by the coding sequence ATGAAAATTTATCTTGCAGATGATGATAGCGAAGATCGAGAGTTTTTCTCCGACGCCTTAACTGAATTACCTATAGAAATTACGCTAAAAACCTTTCAAAATGGCGTAGAATTAATGGCTGATTTATTTTCAGATGAACTTTTGCCAGAAGCAATTTTCTTAGATCTTAAAATGCCTATGATGGATGGCTTTGAATGTTTGTCAGATATAAAAGCAGAAAAAAAGTTTGCTGATATTGATGTGATTATTTATTCGACTTTAATGAACGAGTGGGAGATTGGAAAATTGCAAGAAATAGGTGCAAATGGCTTTTTACAAAAACCCACTTCTTTTAATCAATTAAAAACCATACTCTATAAGTGTTTAGAAACGATTAAAAAAAATAAAATAGTGGATAAAACAAACACCCTAAAATTTTCAATCCTTAAATAA
- a CDS encoding CHAT domain-containing protein, translated as MTNKFRFLISCIFCILNAYSQTPELEQAYNNAFYYHYTNKDSAYHYYKKTIALANKQNELEYMLSGYLYLMNANGHYYDLKNYQKNLHAEDSLLKHDKRFESLENLSYYKDYLLFDKGNYHYKIKDYYSSKKYFQELFIKLSKIPEQERTSDNLATLSSLYSFLGVIYKHTGKYELAEYHLKKGSDLVIENKDSIADWETSMYSTQKLLSQVFEDKKDFLAANIILAEASTYYETKAKDPSFKNRLLSTNLFLAKNFIKQGKFQMAITTLQKNSPFYDKANPFSIEVDLIYGDAYVGLKEYAKAIDYYNEGLQNTSAYREHQKHQDIAEVYARLGSVYMLQKSTSRGLKNIQLALAQLEKDFDALDYNANPNPEKVLSKLSLTKILKEKLNALYEAYGQSKDIKYLKIAHKTSKAIIHTLDVLRPEFESKLDKEFLVKETYPTIQKMVKIAYELYEKTQDKIYVNDAFYFMEKSKSIALLEAQRNAEASKFGNIPEKTIRKEQLYRAKISQFDEEIFNAKQNAKSAVVDSLFMTKKKYYDYLATLENDYPKYYDLKYKASVISMADVQKELNSNQAIFSYLVAENSLFLISITKNKAEFYQLPFTESLKNSIIDFYRQLSKATLEDRNAFTKNSHLIYMAIVAPALKNNTATDITILADDVLNYIPFDVLQTKAENEKSYVLATYSISYASSATLLQEQHKTLLKKKNNLLVFAPNFGGASLKNKASQERFDMEPLLYNAQEAQNISNYFKTAIYEGNKASIPNFKKYVDTYNLIHFATHASANDEFPDYSYLAFENTDSISNLLYVKDLYNYTIDADLVTLSACQTGFGKLQKGEGMLSLARGFNYAGVPAIVTTLWKINDQSTSEIMDFFYKNLSKGLSKKEALRQAKLSYLEANDDAFLRHPYYWSGIVITGNSLPLHTTNYFLWAICAFIGLTLIWLVSKKLLKRR; from the coding sequence ATGACAAATAAATTTAGGTTTCTTATATCTTGTATTTTTTGTATTCTAAATGCCTATTCACAAACTCCCGAATTAGAGCAGGCATACAACAATGCCTTTTATTATCATTACACGAATAAAGATAGTGCCTACCATTATTACAAAAAAACCATTGCGCTAGCAAATAAACAAAATGAATTGGAGTATATGCTTAGTGGATATCTCTATTTAATGAACGCCAATGGACACTACTACGATTTAAAGAACTATCAAAAAAATCTACATGCAGAAGATAGTCTTCTAAAACACGACAAGCGATTTGAAAGTCTTGAAAATCTTAGTTACTATAAAGATTATTTACTTTTCGATAAAGGCAATTATCATTATAAAATAAAAGACTACTACAGCTCAAAAAAATATTTTCAAGAACTATTTATTAAATTATCTAAAATTCCTGAACAAGAACGTACCAGCGATAATTTAGCAACCCTCAGTAGTTTATATAGCTTTTTAGGAGTGATTTATAAACACACCGGAAAGTATGAATTGGCCGAATATCATTTAAAAAAAGGCTCTGATTTAGTTATCGAAAACAAAGATAGTATTGCTGATTGGGAAACGTCTATGTATAGTACTCAAAAATTATTATCACAAGTTTTTGAAGATAAAAAAGATTTTTTAGCCGCAAATATAATATTGGCGGAAGCTTCAACCTACTACGAAACAAAGGCAAAAGACCCTAGCTTTAAAAACAGATTACTATCTACCAACTTGTTTTTAGCCAAGAATTTCATTAAACAAGGTAAATTTCAAATGGCCATAACCACCTTACAAAAAAATTCACCTTTCTATGATAAAGCCAATCCTTTTTCCATTGAGGTTGATCTCATTTATGGCGACGCCTACGTTGGTTTAAAAGAATATGCTAAAGCAATTGACTATTATAACGAGGGATTACAAAACACAAGTGCCTACCGTGAGCATCAAAAACATCAAGATATTGCCGAAGTATATGCGCGATTAGGGAGTGTGTATATGCTGCAAAAAAGCACCTCTAGAGGTTTAAAAAATATTCAATTGGCATTAGCCCAATTAGAAAAAGACTTTGATGCTTTAGATTATAATGCAAACCCAAATCCTGAAAAAGTACTCTCCAAACTTAGCTTGACGAAAATTTTAAAAGAAAAATTAAATGCCCTATACGAAGCCTATGGCCAATCTAAGGATATTAAATATTTAAAAATAGCCCATAAAACCTCTAAAGCCATCATACATACTTTAGATGTGCTACGGCCAGAATTTGAAAGTAAGTTAGACAAAGAATTTCTCGTTAAAGAAACCTACCCTACCATTCAAAAAATGGTCAAAATTGCGTACGAATTGTATGAAAAAACCCAGGACAAAATATATGTGAATGATGCGTTTTATTTTATGGAAAAAAGTAAAAGCATTGCACTACTTGAAGCGCAAAGAAACGCCGAAGCTAGTAAATTTGGAAACATTCCGGAAAAGACCATCCGTAAAGAACAACTTTATAGAGCTAAGATTTCACAGTTTGATGAAGAAATTTTTAACGCTAAGCAAAATGCTAAATCCGCAGTAGTAGATTCTTTATTTATGACTAAAAAAAAGTACTACGACTACCTTGCAACACTCGAAAACGATTACCCAAAATATTATGATTTAAAGTATAAAGCGAGTGTGATTTCGATGGCTGACGTACAAAAAGAATTAAACTCAAATCAAGCTATTTTTAGTTATTTAGTGGCCGAAAATTCACTTTTTTTGATTAGCATTACTAAAAATAAAGCAGAATTTTATCAACTTCCTTTTACCGAATCCCTTAAAAACAGCATCATCGATTTTTATCGGCAGCTTTCAAAAGCGACCCTAGAGGATCGGAATGCCTTTACAAAAAACAGCCATTTAATTTATATGGCCATAGTAGCTCCTGCCTTAAAAAATAATACCGCGACAGACATTACCATTCTTGCTGATGATGTACTCAACTATATTCCTTTTGATGTTTTGCAAACTAAGGCAGAGAACGAAAAATCGTATGTATTAGCCACCTATAGCATTAGTTATGCAAGTTCTGCCACCTTGTTACAGGAACAGCATAAAACCTTATTAAAAAAGAAAAATAATTTATTGGTTTTTGCACCTAACTTTGGTGGGGCATCTCTTAAAAATAAAGCCAGTCAAGAAAGGTTTGATATGGAACCTTTACTATACAATGCGCAAGAAGCACAAAACATTTCAAACTATTTTAAGACTGCCATATATGAAGGGAATAAAGCGAGTATACCCAATTTTAAAAAATATGTGGATACCTACAATTTAATTCATTTTGCCACCCATGCCTCTGCGAACGATGAATTCCCTGATTATTCGTATTTAGCGTTTGAAAATACCGATAGTATTTCTAATCTGCTTTATGTAAAAGATTTGTACAACTACACTATCGATGCCGATTTAGTTACCTTAAGTGCATGCCAAACGGGATTCGGAAAATTACAAAAAGGAGAAGGCATGTTAAGTTTAGCCAGAGGGTTTAATTACGCGGGTGTACCAGCTATTGTAACCACCTTATGGAAAATCAACGATCAAAGTACCTCCGAAATTATGGACTTTTTCTACAAAAACCTTAGCAAAGGTTTAAGTAAAAAAGAGGCTTTACGGCAAGCAAAATTGAGCTATCTTGAAGCCAATGATGATGCTTTTTTAAGACACCCTTATTATTGGTCAGGAATTGTGATTACAGGAAACAGCTTGCCACTCCACACCACTAATTATTTTTTATGGGCAATTTGTGCATTCATTGGTTTAACACTCATCTGGCTAGTTTCAAAAAAGTTACTTAAACGCCGATAG
- a CDS encoding DUF4412 domain-containing protein: MKKIAIALVFLLSLVGNVQKIEAQFLKKLKDRIKEKTEHVVLEKTSDKVAEKASTSLDKAFELNPFAMGKGKVDPNLVPDSYEFSWKYSLNMKTKEGDMVLDYFLQPGQPYFGFTTPLMESMFTVMDNGRKITVMYMASDKNSVLMANSMPDDLDLEELEDESAAFGYESLPDKEIMGYACTGVKATNDRYEISMYFTADAPVSFNDIYKKKNKNIPAGLENYFGADDYVLMLEMQMTDLKKDKMSATMECIGLEEVQKTIYKSDYNTMNPKTN, encoded by the coding sequence ATGAAAAAAATAGCAATCGCACTAGTTTTCTTACTTTCATTAGTAGGAAACGTACAAAAAATTGAAGCACAATTTTTAAAAAAATTAAAAGACCGCATTAAAGAAAAGACAGAACATGTTGTTTTGGAAAAGACATCAGATAAGGTTGCCGAAAAAGCATCTACATCATTGGATAAGGCTTTTGAACTTAACCCTTTTGCCATGGGAAAAGGAAAAGTTGATCCCAACCTTGTTCCAGACTCCTATGAGTTTAGCTGGAAATACTCCTTAAACATGAAAACCAAAGAAGGAGATATGGTTTTAGACTACTTTTTACAACCAGGACAACCCTATTTTGGCTTTACTACGCCATTGATGGAAAGTATGTTTACCGTAATGGACAACGGTCGCAAAATTACAGTGATGTATATGGCATCTGATAAAAACTCAGTATTGATGGCGAATAGCATGCCTGACGATCTGGATTTAGAAGAATTAGAAGATGAGTCTGCAGCCTTCGGATATGAATCTCTACCGGACAAAGAAATTATGGGATATGCTTGTACAGGAGTAAAAGCTACCAATGACCGGTATGAAATCAGTATGTATTTTACTGCAGATGCTCCCGTAAGTTTCAATGATATCTACAAGAAAAAGAATAAAAATATACCCGCGGGATTAGAAAATTATTTTGGTGCAGACGACTACGTCTTGATGCTCGAAATGCAAATGACCGATTTAAAAAAGGATAAAATGAGTGCAACAATGGAATGTATTGGTCTTGAAGAAGTACAAAAAACAATATACAAATCAGACTATAACACCATGAACCCTAAAACCAATTAA
- a CDS encoding twin-arginine translocation signal domain-containing protein, producing MKKNNKTESVKSNRRDFIANVSLAAAALTLNSAFGFPAETEQGNGKLFWKLESPNSSSEGKNGIFRFSDANLEKLKSGKMESLTLKIGISADQRRWTYIESSITDKNFMKQLTEIARKS from the coding sequence ATGAAAAAAAATAATAAAACAGAAAGTGTAAAGTCTAACAGAAGAGACTTTATAGCCAACGTATCGCTAGCGGCTGCTGCACTAACGCTTAATAGTGCCTTTGGGTTTCCTGCTGAAACTGAGCAAGGTAATGGTAAATTGTTCTGGAAATTAGAATCTCCAAATAGTAGTAGCGAAGGTAAAAACGGCATTTTTCGATTTTCGGATGCCAATTTAGAAAAACTAAAAAGTGGTAAAATGGAATCGCTAACCCTAAAAATAGGAATTAGCGCAGACCAACGCCGATGGACCTATATAGAATCAAGCATTACTGATAAAAATTTCATGAAACAACTAACAGAAATAGCAAGGAAATCTTAG
- a CDS encoding thiol-activated cytolysin family protein, with protein sequence MKKIIQNALGLSLCLVTLTVSAQLRPPKTITVQKEKNVDMTKINKKPIPQLNVVKAKEYFKTLKVGTENDKEGARELTLVNNSFIETNKTTVKKGSVINNSKSICTKEAITVEIKALDFKAFSMNAKPDWLKPGIMMKAMSFIDGSNTIEEIKDRNPITLSSDLRVANPVFEVMNPSKKSQITTAENYLITQNGSPVPAQMSFYYHEVHSLEEMSFKLTGKYSSGMGMFSGSVGLNYGTEKEANYYMIEFAQNMFSIEVDGMDPTKVFVDPNVSTEDYIYLSKVNYGRKGVIVFKTNKSIEEFGLSLSAKVNGVIGSAEVKAAYNSLKSSSEVEMQAFYYGGSSAGAIQSIENSIKNGVPDIISYLKDRPFDHKLALPIGYELKNLKNERVGLDNTLKQIVRTCIPKQNFKLKVTLTDIQNINGRDGGGSNPDDYAIQQYVTYSANGKTKTFSSRNINTIPERANGPVQVAGMPNVLISGDADHQIHVREGNEPKNRNRFINNSLVFDITYDEFMDKNAQFKIYTWFKEYTNGKDKVLANNTPISVNIKEVLEILSGVKTLNESTPFFDTTIAKTVKFHNFGTGNLPLANIQTNLSKLVLEGPIRIGNPGEKAAVWLQFELVD encoded by the coding sequence ATGAAAAAAATAATCCAAAACGCGTTAGGCCTATCATTATGCCTTGTTACCCTAACTGTATCAGCTCAATTAAGACCTCCAAAAACAATCACAGTCCAGAAGGAAAAAAATGTTGATATGACAAAAATTAACAAGAAACCTATTCCTCAATTAAACGTAGTAAAAGCAAAAGAATATTTTAAAACATTAAAAGTAGGTACCGAAAATGATAAGGAAGGAGCGAGAGAATTGACATTGGTGAATAATAGTTTTATTGAAACCAACAAAACTACAGTTAAAAAAGGGAGTGTTATCAATAACTCTAAGAGCATATGCACAAAAGAAGCCATCACAGTAGAAATTAAAGCCTTAGATTTTAAAGCTTTTTCTATGAATGCAAAGCCCGATTGGTTAAAACCGGGCATTATGATGAAGGCAATGTCATTCATTGATGGATCGAACACTATCGAAGAAATAAAAGATAGGAACCCCATTACATTGAGTAGCGATTTAAGGGTAGCTAATCCTGTATTTGAAGTAATGAATCCTAGCAAAAAATCTCAAATTACAACTGCTGAAAATTACTTGATTACACAAAATGGTAGCCCAGTTCCAGCTCAAATGTCATTTTACTATCACGAGGTACATTCTTTAGAAGAAATGAGTTTTAAACTTACCGGGAAGTATAGTTCTGGGATGGGAATGTTTTCTGGATCTGTCGGATTAAACTATGGAACAGAAAAAGAAGCAAACTATTACATGATCGAATTTGCTCAAAACATGTTTAGTATTGAAGTTGATGGAATGGATCCAACGAAAGTTTTTGTAGATCCTAATGTTTCTACAGAAGATTACATTTATTTATCTAAAGTAAACTACGGTAGAAAAGGAGTTATCGTATTTAAAACCAATAAATCGATAGAAGAGTTCGGTCTTTCTTTAAGTGCTAAAGTTAATGGGGTTATAGGTTCTGCTGAAGTTAAAGCTGCTTATAATTCTTTAAAATCCAGTTCAGAAGTAGAAATGCAAGCCTTTTATTATGGAGGAAGTAGCGCCGGTGCCATTCAATCTATAGAAAACTCCATTAAAAATGGTGTTCCGGATATCATTTCGTACCTAAAAGACCGACCCTTCGATCACAAATTAGCACTACCCATTGGTTATGAGCTTAAAAATTTAAAAAATGAACGTGTTGGTTTGGATAATACATTAAAACAAATTGTAAGAACTTGTATTCCAAAGCAGAACTTTAAATTAAAAGTTACACTTACAGATATTCAAAATATTAATGGCAGAGATGGTGGCGGTAGTAATCCGGATGACTATGCAATTCAGCAGTATGTGACCTACTCAGCAAATGGAAAAACTAAAACATTCAGTTCAAGAAACATTAATACAATTCCTGAGAGAGCCAATGGGCCTGTTCAAGTTGCTGGTATGCCCAATGTGCTTATTTCTGGGGACGCCGATCATCAAATTCATGTTAGAGAAGGCAATGAACCTAAAAACCGGAATCGATTTATAAACAATTCCTTGGTATTTGATATTACTTACGATGAGTTTATGGATAAAAATGCCCAATTCAAAATATATACTTGGTTCAAAGAATATACCAATGGTAAAGATAAAGTATTGGCCAATAACACTCCTATTTCGGTTAATATTAAAGAGGTTTTAGAAATACTTTCAGGTGTAAAAACTTTAAATGAAAGCACGCCATTTTTTGATACAACCATTGCAAAAACGGTTAAATTTCACAATTTCGGCACTGGAAACCTACCATTAGCCAATATTCAAACCAACTTAAGCAAATTAGTACTCGAAGGTCCTATCAGAATTGGTAATCCAGGAGAAAAAGCTGCCGTGTGGCTTCAATTTGAATTAGTAGACTAA
- a CDS encoding DUF4870 domain-containing protein — MDTTENKITVAHDGKNIATIAYMTFIGLIIAFVMNNDKKDAFAAYHIKQSLGLALTGLALGIIGMIPILGWIINILGIFVLLYMWVMGLMNAINGKESPVPFLGEKYKIWFKNI; from the coding sequence ATGGACACAACAGAAAACAAAATTACCGTTGCTCATGATGGTAAAAACATAGCCACGATAGCCTATATGACTTTCATAGGATTGATCATCGCCTTTGTGATGAACAATGATAAAAAAGATGCCTTTGCTGCTTATCACATCAAACAATCTTTGGGCTTAGCACTTACGGGCTTAGCATTAGGCATCATTGGGATGATTCCCATATTGGGCTGGATCATAAACATCTTAGGGATTTTTGTACTGCTCTATATGTGGGTTATGGGACTTATGAATGCCATTAATGGAAAAGAAAGTCCAGTACCTTTTTTAGGAGAAAAATATAAAATCTGGTTTAAAAATATTTAA
- the upp gene encoding uracil phosphoribosyltransferase produces MHIHNFENKNSILNQFVAELRNVSVQKDRMRFRNNVERIGEVLGYELSKTLSYATQTITTPLGTKDMALPSDKLVICSILRAGLAFHHGFLNYFDAAENGFISAYRRHENDADEFEVLVNYFAAPNLEGKILILADPMLATGRTLENVLKGLQKHGKPKQIHIVAVIGSEEGIAHTATIFPENTHLWIAAVDSSLNAKGYIVPGLGDAGDLSYGEKL; encoded by the coding sequence ATGCACATACATAATTTTGAAAATAAGAATTCTATTTTAAATCAGTTTGTTGCTGAGTTACGTAATGTGTCTGTTCAAAAAGATCGGATGCGTTTTCGAAATAATGTAGAACGCATAGGGGAGGTTTTAGGCTATGAATTAAGTAAAACTTTATCGTATGCAACGCAAACCATTACCACACCATTAGGGACCAAGGATATGGCTTTGCCATCGGATAAATTGGTCATATGTTCTATTTTAAGAGCTGGTTTGGCATTTCATCATGGATTTTTAAACTATTTTGATGCTGCTGAAAACGGATTCATATCTGCCTACCGTCGGCATGAAAATGATGCAGATGAATTTGAAGTGTTAGTGAATTACTTTGCTGCGCCTAATTTAGAGGGTAAAATATTAATTTTAGCCGACCCTATGCTGGCTACGGGTCGTACGCTGGAAAATGTTTTGAAAGGTTTACAAAAGCACGGAAAACCAAAGCAAATACATATTGTAGCGGTTATAGGCTCTGAAGAAGGCATAGCCCATACGGCGACTATCTTTCCTGAAAATACCCATTTATGGATTGCTGCTGTTGATTCCTCATTAAACGCTAAAGGGTACATTGTACCTGGATTGGGAGATGCAGGGGATTTATCTTATGGAGAAAAATTATAG